The following proteins are encoded in a genomic region of Comamonas resistens:
- a CDS encoding DEAD/DEAH box helicase, producing MTEKSLEQGQVAAADMSLSSPELDSRLDAMLAAVDAEEFDVEPAAEEQAEAEPNGFVELGLAPELVQAVADLGYTKPTGVQEQAIPLAMNSGGEQPFVDLMVSSQTGSGKTAAFLLPVLHTLIKQRAEADAAAKAEFDRLCAEAAANGQPAPKRAKRKDPTNARNFKAAVPGALVLCPTRELAQQVAHDAIELVKHCRGIRIANIVGGMPYQLQIAKLQNADLVVATPGRLLDLQRSMQIKLDQVQFLVVDEADRMLDLGFADDLAEVNQMTAQRKQTMMFSATFAPRIQQLAMRVMHDNGANVQKITIATAQQKHENIKQVLFWADNAQHKRKMLDHWLRDSSINQAIVFASTQVECDGLANDLQQDGFSAVALHGALSQGLRNRRLMALRNGQVQILVATDVAARGIDVPTITHVFNYGLPMKAEDYTHRIGRTGRAGREGVAVTFAEFRDRRRVFDIEGYTRQQFKSEVIPGLEPVQRFPAAGERDGRRGGGGGRGGFGGRRDGEGYGRKSGFGSFGGGRGNDRGGFGGDRGGDRFGGDRGGFGAPRGDRFADRGGERGGERGFGGGRPSFGGDRPERSFERRDEQRGERSFGDRGGNGNRGGFGGGESRGGFGGGQRRGDGPREGGDFARKSFGGGRDAAHGGREGGFRGGESRGFGGGDRRPAFGQSAGKPYQPHGERGADRGFERKPRAPRRDER from the coding sequence ATGACTGAAAAATCCCTGGAGCAGGGCCAAGTGGCCGCTGCCGATATGTCTTTGTCTTCTCCTGAACTTGATTCCCGCCTCGACGCCATGCTGGCTGCCGTAGATGCCGAGGAATTTGATGTCGAACCAGCTGCTGAAGAGCAAGCTGAAGCCGAACCCAACGGCTTTGTAGAACTGGGCCTGGCCCCCGAGCTGGTGCAGGCTGTGGCCGATCTCGGCTACACCAAGCCCACAGGCGTGCAAGAGCAGGCCATTCCGCTGGCCATGAACAGCGGCGGCGAGCAGCCTTTTGTGGACCTGATGGTGTCCAGCCAGACCGGCTCTGGCAAGACGGCTGCCTTCCTGCTGCCCGTGCTGCACACGCTGATCAAGCAACGCGCTGAAGCCGACGCTGCTGCCAAGGCCGAGTTCGACCGCCTGTGCGCAGAAGCTGCAGCCAATGGCCAGCCTGCCCCCAAGCGCGCCAAGCGCAAGGACCCGACCAACGCCCGCAACTTCAAGGCTGCCGTGCCCGGCGCGCTGGTTCTGTGCCCCACGCGTGAACTGGCCCAGCAGGTGGCGCATGACGCCATCGAGCTGGTCAAGCACTGCCGCGGCATCCGCATTGCCAACATCGTTGGCGGCATGCCCTATCAGCTGCAGATCGCCAAGCTGCAGAACGCTGATCTGGTGGTGGCCACGCCTGGCCGTCTGCTGGACCTGCAGCGCTCCATGCAGATCAAGCTGGATCAGGTGCAATTCCTGGTCGTGGACGAGGCCGACCGCATGCTGGACCTGGGCTTTGCCGACGACCTGGCCGAAGTCAACCAGATGACGGCCCAGCGCAAGCAGACCATGATGTTCAGCGCCACGTTTGCGCCCCGCATTCAGCAGCTGGCCATGCGCGTGATGCATGACAACGGTGCCAACGTGCAGAAGATCACGATTGCCACCGCTCAGCAAAAGCACGAGAACATCAAGCAGGTGCTGTTCTGGGCCGACAACGCCCAGCACAAGCGCAAGATGCTGGACCACTGGCTGCGCGACAGCAGCATCAACCAGGCCATCGTGTTTGCCTCTACGCAAGTGGAGTGCGACGGTCTGGCCAACGACCTGCAGCAGGACGGCTTCTCGGCCGTGGCACTGCATGGCGCGCTGAGCCAGGGCCTGCGTAACCGCCGCCTGATGGCGCTGCGCAATGGCCAGGTGCAAATCCTGGTGGCTACCGATGTGGCTGCCCGCGGCATCGACGTGCCCACGATCACCCACGTCTTCAACTACGGTCTGCCCATGAAGGCTGAAGACTACACCCACCGTATCGGCCGTACCGGCCGTGCCGGTCGTGAAGGTGTGGCCGTGACCTTTGCCGAATTCCGTGACCGTCGTCGCGTGTTCGATATCGAAGGCTACACCCGCCAGCAATTCAAGTCCGAAGTGATCCCGGGCCTGGAACCTGTGCAGCGCTTCCCCGCAGCCGGCGAGCGTGATGGCCGCCGCGGCGGCGGTGGTGGCCGCGGTGGCTTTGGTGGCCGTCGCGATGGCGAAGGCTATGGCCGCAAGTCCGGCTTCGGCAGCTTTGGCGGCGGCCGTGGCAACGACCGCGGTGGCTTCGGTGGCGACCGTGGCGGTGATCGTTTCGGTGGTGACCGTGGTGGTTTCGGCGCGCCTCGCGGTGATCGCTTTGCTGACCGTGGCGGTGAGCGCGGTGGCGAGCGTGGTTTCGGTGGTGGCCGCCCCAGCTTTGGTGGCGACCGTCCGGAGCGCAGCTTCGAGCGTCGTGACGAGCAGCGCGGTGAACGCAGCTTTGGCGACCGCGGTGGCAACGGCAACCGTGGCGGTTTTGGCGGTGGTGAATCGCGTGGTGGCTTCGGCGGCGGTCAGCGTCGCGGCGATGGCCCCCGTGAGGGTGGTGATTTTGCTCGCAAGAGCTTTGGCGGTGGCCGTGACGCTGCCCACGGTGGCCGCGAAGGCGGCTTCCGCGGCGGTGAGTCGCGTGGCTTTGGTGGCGGCGACCGCCGTCCCGCTTTCGGTCAGAGCGCCGGCAAGCCCTACCAGCCTCATGGCGAGCGTGGTGCTGATCGCGGCTTCGAGCGCAAGCCTCGCGCTCCCCGTCGTGACGAGCGTTAA
- a CDS encoding M48 family metallopeptidase has translation MASNLDFSLALSLLFAAAVLLQWLLRVWLISRQVRHVAQHRAAVPAAFAHRLSLAAHQKAADYTLAKAKVSLIDITLSAAVLLCWTLLGGLNWLNSWLLEFINPGLWQQLALLACFAVISSLIELPLSLYQTFKLEQRFGFNQMTLGLWLGDLLKSTLVGATIGLPLAALILWLMGSTGPLWWLWAWGAWTAFNLLLMWIFPSFIAPLFNKFEPLADEGLKARVTRLMERCGFAAKGLFVMDGSRRSAHANAYFTGFGNSKRVVFFDTLLKQLSPDEVEAVLAHELGHFKHKHITKRMVLMFGASLLGFGLLGWLSQQPWFYSGLGVNIMQSKYLGVPAENNALALLLFLLAVPVFSFFITPLMSAQSRRDEFEADAYAMQQADGAQLASALLKLYEDNASTLTPDPWYVSFYYSHPPAVDRLARMPTPAGSL, from the coding sequence ATGGCTTCCAACCTAGATTTTTCACTGGCACTTTCGCTGCTGTTTGCAGCAGCAGTGCTCTTGCAATGGCTGCTGCGCGTCTGGCTGATTTCGCGCCAGGTACGGCATGTGGCGCAGCACCGCGCCGCCGTGCCGGCAGCCTTCGCTCACCGCCTCAGCCTGGCCGCACACCAGAAAGCTGCTGATTACACGCTGGCCAAGGCCAAGGTCTCGCTGATTGACATCACTCTATCGGCCGCCGTGCTGCTGTGCTGGACGCTGCTGGGCGGACTGAACTGGCTCAACTCCTGGCTGCTTGAATTCATCAACCCGGGCCTGTGGCAACAACTGGCGTTGCTGGCTTGCTTTGCCGTGATCTCGTCGCTGATCGAGTTGCCGCTTTCGCTGTACCAGACCTTCAAGCTGGAGCAGCGCTTCGGCTTCAACCAGATGACGCTGGGCCTGTGGCTGGGCGACCTGCTCAAATCCACGCTGGTGGGCGCCACCATCGGCCTGCCACTGGCTGCATTGATTCTCTGGCTCATGGGCTCCACGGGCCCGCTGTGGTGGCTCTGGGCCTGGGGCGCCTGGACGGCGTTCAACCTGCTGCTGATGTGGATCTTCCCCAGCTTCATCGCACCGCTGTTCAACAAGTTCGAGCCACTGGCCGATGAAGGTCTCAAGGCCCGGGTGACCCGATTGATGGAACGCTGCGGCTTTGCGGCCAAAGGCCTGTTCGTCATGGATGGCAGCCGCCGCTCGGCACACGCCAATGCCTATTTCACAGGCTTTGGCAATTCCAAGCGCGTGGTGTTCTTCGACACCCTGCTCAAACAACTGAGCCCTGACGAAGTGGAAGCCGTGCTGGCGCACGAGCTGGGCCACTTCAAGCACAAGCACATCACCAAGCGCATGGTGCTGATGTTTGGCGCATCCCTGCTGGGCTTTGGGCTGCTGGGCTGGCTCAGCCAGCAACCCTGGTTCTACTCGGGCCTGGGCGTCAACATCATGCAGAGCAAGTACCTGGGCGTACCCGCCGAGAACAATGCTCTGGCACTGCTGCTGTTCCTGCTGGCCGTGCCGGTGTTCAGCTTCTTCATCACGCCACTGATGTCGGCCCAGTCGCGCCGCGACGAATTCGAAGCCGACGCCTATGCCATGCAGCAGGCCGATGGTGCTCAGCTCGCTTCGGCACTGCTCAAGCTTTACGAGGACAATGCCTCAACCCTCACGCCAGACCCTTGGTATGTGAGCTTTTACTATTCACACCCTCCTGCCGTGGACCGATTGGCGCGCATGCCTACTCCCGCGGGCAGCTTGTAA
- the orn gene encoding oligoribonuclease: MSEASCTNSVSAESLPADAPVLPKSDLNMVWLDCEMTGLNPDHDRIIEIAVVVSSADLQTRIEGPVFAIHQSDELLNGMDAWNKGTHGKSGLIDRVKTSTVTEAEAEAALIAFLGKYVPKGKTPLCGNSIGQDRRFMERYMPKLNNFFHYRNIDVSTLKELAKRWKPVAYTSFKKAQRHTALADVHESIDELQHYRKELLSV; encoded by the coding sequence ATGTCTGAAGCTTCCTGTACGAATTCCGTCAGTGCCGAGTCACTGCCCGCCGACGCCCCTGTTCTGCCCAAATCCGACCTCAATATGGTGTGGCTCGATTGCGAGATGACGGGCCTGAACCCCGACCACGACCGCATCATCGAGATCGCGGTGGTGGTCAGCAGCGCAGACCTGCAAACCCGCATCGAGGGCCCGGTATTTGCGATTCACCAATCGGACGAGCTTCTCAATGGTATGGACGCCTGGAACAAGGGCACGCATGGCAAAAGCGGGCTGATCGACAGGGTCAAGACATCCACGGTGACCGAGGCCGAGGCGGAGGCTGCGCTGATTGCCTTTCTGGGCAAATACGTGCCCAAGGGCAAGACGCCGCTGTGCGGCAACAGCATCGGTCAGGACAGGCGCTTCATGGAGCGCTACATGCCCAAGCTCAACAATTTCTTTCACTATCGCAATATCGACGTCAGCACCTTGAAGGAGCTGGCCAAGCGCTGGAAGCCCGTGGCCTATACCTCCTTCAAGAAAGCCCAGCGCCACACGGCGCTGGCCGATGTGCATGAGTCCATCGACGAGCTGCAGCACTATCGCAAGGAATTGCTGAGCGTCTGA
- a CDS encoding multidrug effflux MFS transporter has protein sequence MQHFWRGPRWTLAVLLAILGMLGPFSVDTYIPAFSGIAQALGATPIEMQQTLSAYLLGFAFMNLFHGALADSFGRRPVILWGLVAFALASAGCALSRDITQLVVFRTLQGLSTGAGIVVSRAIVRDIFPPAQAQGLMAQITIFFGIAPALAPVIGGWLFVHLGWQAVFWFLSAVGVLLWAINIKFLPESLPLEKRQPFRFKPLMQGYGVLLTDPRFLLLALASGVPFNGMFLYLLSAPAFLGDILHLEPTQFFWFFIATISGIMAGSWTSGRLAGRIPPKRQIRHGFLIMCLTSIVNLVANMLWTAHVSWALIPISLFAYGWALMVPVVTLLVLDIHPERRGLASSLQAVVGSVANGFVAGVIAPLVMHSAVLLATGSILMMLIGLVSWIYLHHHWPEIGRHASDQ, from the coding sequence ATGCAACATTTCTGGCGCGGTCCACGCTGGACACTGGCCGTTCTCCTGGCCATCCTCGGCATGCTCGGGCCGTTTTCCGTAGACACCTATATCCCTGCCTTCTCCGGCATCGCCCAGGCACTAGGTGCCACGCCCATAGAGATGCAGCAGACGCTGTCTGCCTATCTGCTGGGCTTCGCCTTCATGAACCTGTTCCATGGCGCGCTGGCCGATAGTTTCGGCCGCCGCCCGGTAATTCTCTGGGGGCTGGTGGCCTTTGCGCTGGCCTCTGCGGGCTGTGCCCTTTCCCGCGATATCACCCAGCTGGTGGTATTCCGCACGCTGCAAGGCCTGTCCACGGGCGCCGGCATTGTGGTCTCGCGCGCCATCGTGCGCGATATCTTTCCGCCCGCCCAGGCCCAGGGCCTGATGGCGCAGATCACCATCTTCTTTGGCATCGCCCCTGCACTCGCTCCGGTGATCGGAGGCTGGCTGTTCGTGCACCTGGGCTGGCAGGCGGTGTTCTGGTTTCTGAGCGCGGTTGGCGTGCTGCTCTGGGCCATCAACATCAAATTCCTGCCCGAGTCGCTGCCCCTGGAAAAGCGTCAGCCCTTTCGCTTCAAGCCGCTGATGCAAGGCTATGGCGTGCTGCTCACCGACCCGCGCTTTCTGTTGCTGGCACTGGCCAGCGGCGTACCGTTCAACGGCATGTTCCTCTATCTGCTGTCGGCACCCGCCTTTCTGGGCGACATCCTGCACCTGGAGCCCACGCAGTTCTTCTGGTTCTTCATCGCCACGATCAGCGGCATCATGGCCGGCAGCTGGACCAGCGGGCGTCTAGCCGGGCGCATTCCCCCCAAGCGCCAGATCCGTCACGGCTTTCTCATCATGTGTTTGACTTCCATCGTCAACCTGGTGGCCAATATGCTCTGGACTGCCCACGTGAGCTGGGCACTGATTCCCATCAGTCTGTTCGCCTATGGCTGGGCGCTGATGGTGCCCGTGGTGACGCTGCTGGTACTGGACATCCACCCCGAGCGGCGCGGTCTGGCCTCCTCTTTGCAGGCTGTGGTCGGCTCGGTTGCCAACGGCTTTGTCGCGGGCGTGATCGCACCGCTGGTCATGCACTCCGCCGTGTTGCTGGCAACCGGCTCCATCCTCATGATGCTGATCGGCCTGGTCTCCTGGATCTATCTGCATCACCACTGGCCCGAAATTGGCCGCCATGCTTCTGATCAATGA
- the bcsG gene encoding cellulose biosynthesis protein BcsG, whose product MSYWSFYFLAKVGLHYAGYLSLHWLLNLLLALVVFWPLQSRLWKSLRLAVGLIAAIALLYYDTHFPPISRVLSQVSALAGFSASYMLELVQRVVSWQALLGFVVLLALYSVLARRIRFATFALLAILSVPLVTRLQQGPVKPVLAQTQDSAQPGAAAPAATPDALLANFYASEHQRRLNFASGTTPPFDIVLLHVCSLAWDDMEFEGMRNTPLLQRFDAVFTQFNSAASYSGPAQLRVLHGSCGQMPHKALYEGTDSACNVFPSLEQVGYHTSALLNHNGVFDDFAQSLQERGGFAGKMEKNQGAPEAMQSFDGSPVYSDLALLSQWWKERQSRGDEPVALYYNTITLHDGNRVPGIASRNSLQTYKPRLTQLLSDFDRFISLLESSGRPVLLMLVPEHGASLRGDKMQISGMREIPGPRVTLVPTAIKLIGLPHPAGATGAAPAGQPSAQTGPVIVSKPTSYFDLFTLVNNLMQDNPYRPGATPLAGRVAQLQGTRFVAENADVVVMHDDNGQYLLKSGTDAWIPYTN is encoded by the coding sequence ATGAGCTACTGGAGTTTCTATTTTCTCGCCAAGGTCGGCCTGCACTACGCCGGCTACCTGAGCCTGCATTGGCTATTGAACCTGCTGCTGGCCCTCGTTGTGTTCTGGCCACTGCAATCACGGCTATGGAAGAGCCTGCGCCTGGCCGTGGGCCTGATCGCGGCCATCGCCCTGCTGTACTACGACACGCACTTCCCGCCCATCTCGCGCGTGCTGTCCCAGGTCTCGGCGCTGGCCGGCTTCAGTGCCAGCTACATGCTCGAGCTGGTGCAGCGCGTCGTCTCCTGGCAGGCCCTGCTGGGCTTTGTCGTTCTGCTGGCGCTCTACAGCGTACTGGCGCGCCGCATCCGCTTTGCCACGTTTGCACTGCTGGCCATTCTGAGCGTTCCGCTGGTCACCCGCCTGCAACAAGGACCTGTCAAGCCCGTGCTTGCCCAGACCCAAGACAGCGCCCAGCCCGGTGCCGCCGCACCCGCAGCCACGCCCGATGCCTTGCTTGCCAACTTCTACGCCAGTGAACACCAGCGCCGGCTGAACTTCGCCTCGGGCACCACACCGCCCTTCGATATCGTGCTGCTGCATGTGTGCTCATTGGCCTGGGACGACATGGAGTTCGAAGGCATGCGCAACACACCTCTGCTGCAGCGCTTCGACGCCGTCTTCACCCAGTTCAACAGCGCGGCCAGTTACAGCGGCCCGGCCCAGTTGCGCGTGCTGCACGGCAGTTGTGGCCAGATGCCGCACAAGGCCCTCTATGAAGGCACGGACTCGGCCTGCAACGTCTTCCCCAGTCTGGAACAGGTCGGCTACCACACCAGTGCCCTGCTCAACCATAACGGCGTCTTTGACGACTTTGCCCAGTCGCTGCAGGAGCGCGGCGGCTTCGCAGGCAAGATGGAGAAGAACCAGGGCGCCCCAGAGGCCATGCAGAGTTTTGACGGCTCTCCTGTCTACAGCGATCTGGCCCTGCTATCACAGTGGTGGAAGGAACGCCAAAGCCGCGGCGACGAGCCTGTGGCCCTGTACTACAACACCATCACTCTGCACGACGGCAACCGTGTGCCCGGCATTGCATCGCGCAACAGCCTGCAGACCTACAAGCCACGGCTGACGCAGCTGTTGTCTGACTTCGACCGCTTCATCAGCCTCCTTGAGTCCAGCGGCCGCCCCGTGCTACTGATGCTGGTGCCCGAGCACGGCGCCTCGCTGCGGGGTGACAAGATGCAGATCTCTGGCATGCGCGAGATCCCCGGCCCGCGCGTGACCCTGGTGCCCACGGCCATCAAGCTCATCGGCCTGCCGCATCCAGCCGGTGCGACTGGAGCAGCCCCTGCCGGTCAGCCCTCCGCCCAAACCGGCCCTGTGATCGTGAGCAAGCCCACAAGCTACTTCGACCTCTTCACGCTGGTCAACAACCTCATGCAGGACAACCCCTATCGTCCCGGAGCCACGCCACTGGCCGGCCGGGTGGCTCAGTTGCAGGGCACGCGCTTCGTTGCAGAAAACGCGGATGTCGTCGTCATGCATGACGACAACGGACAATATCTGCTCAAGTCCGGCACTGACGCCTGGATCCCCTACACCAACTGA
- the rsgA gene encoding ribosome small subunit-dependent GTPase A: MAKQGRRPGAQAAADIQTGLVVASYGRHCVVETPDGERRICHPRGKKSQAVVGDHVQWLAPPPGQGDEGTIEKVVERRNVFYRQDDIRTKTFAANLDQLLILIAAEPVFSEVQLARALIAAEAAHITPIIALNKMDLQEPFLRAWERLEPYRTMRDAVDDPPHYMVLPLSLEDADEEDREAIIGLLQGKTTLVLGPSGVGKSTLINLLLPDAKVATNEISQALNTGKHTTTSTTLYWVDEARSTAIIDSPGFQEFGLYHIAPTQLPACMPDIGAHAKNCKFYNCTHLHEPGCGVIEAVKNGSDTLPISDNRYRIYGELFDELSQVGY; encoded by the coding sequence ATGGCAAAACAAGGACGGCGCCCCGGCGCCCAGGCAGCAGCTGATATTCAAACAGGCTTGGTCGTCGCCAGTTACGGTCGCCACTGCGTGGTCGAGACTCCGGACGGCGAGCGCCGCATCTGCCATCCACGCGGCAAGAAAAGCCAGGCGGTGGTGGGCGACCATGTGCAATGGCTGGCCCCTCCTCCCGGTCAGGGCGATGAGGGCACGATCGAGAAGGTCGTCGAGCGCCGCAATGTTTTCTACCGCCAGGATGACATTCGCACCAAGACTTTTGCCGCCAACCTCGACCAGTTGCTGATCCTGATCGCTGCCGAGCCTGTATTCAGCGAGGTGCAGCTGGCCCGCGCCCTGATCGCCGCCGAGGCGGCTCACATCACGCCCATCATCGCGCTCAACAAGATGGACCTGCAAGAGCCGTTCCTGCGCGCCTGGGAGCGGCTAGAGCCTTACCGTACCATGCGCGACGCGGTAGATGACCCACCGCACTACATGGTGCTGCCGCTGTCGCTGGAAGATGCCGACGAAGAAGATCGTGAGGCCATCATCGGCCTGCTGCAAGGCAAGACCACGCTGGTGCTCGGCCCCTCAGGCGTGGGCAAAAGCACGCTGATCAATCTGCTGCTGCCTGACGCCAAGGTCGCCACCAACGAAATCTCGCAGGCGCTGAACACCGGCAAGCACACCACGACCAGCACCACCTTGTACTGGGTGGATGAAGCGCGCAGCACGGCCATCATTGATTCGCCGGGTTTTCAGGAATTCGGCCTGTATCACATCGCGCCCACACAGCTGCCCGCCTGCATGCCCGATATCGGCGCCCACGCCAAGAACTGCAAGTTCTATAACTGCACGCACTTGCATGAGCCAGGCTGTGGCGTGATTGAGGCCGTCAAAAACGGCTCAGACACCCTGCCCATCAGCGACAACCGCTATCGTATTTACGGCGAACTATTCGATGAGCTGAGCCAGGTTGGCTACTGA
- a CDS encoding CoA pyrophosphatase gives MLSSDQASKNTSSVGISDPRLAPLLGVDSELPSVPLDAQTPQALRHRFASSRDWVPEAMEEKRFTTRAPLDAAVLVPIVMREQPTVLLTVRSAKLSTHSGQVAFPGGKRDPQDVSAEATALREAHEEVGLLAKNVEVLGRLPIYVTGTAFNITPVVALVQPQPAYFPNPGEVADLFEVPLSFLLNPAHHERRGMLWQGVQRQWFAMPYQDGAQQRYIWGATAGMLRNLYRFLAV, from the coding sequence ATGCTTTCATCCGATCAAGCTTCTAAGAACACAAGCTCTGTGGGAATCAGCGATCCCAGGCTGGCACCTTTGCTGGGGGTGGATAGTGAGCTGCCCAGCGTGCCGCTGGATGCCCAGACTCCCCAGGCGCTGCGTCACCGCTTTGCCAGTAGCCGGGACTGGGTGCCCGAAGCCATGGAGGAAAAGCGCTTCACTACCCGCGCGCCATTGGATGCCGCGGTACTGGTGCCCATTGTGATGCGCGAGCAGCCGACGGTGCTGTTGACCGTGCGCTCGGCCAAGCTCTCCACCCATTCGGGGCAGGTCGCTTTTCCGGGTGGCAAGCGTGATCCGCAGGATGTCTCTGCAGAAGCCACGGCACTGCGCGAAGCGCATGAGGAAGTGGGCTTGTTAGCCAAGAATGTGGAAGTGCTGGGGCGGTTGCCGATCTATGTGACGGGAACCGCATTCAACATCACGCCCGTGGTGGCGCTGGTGCAGCCGCAGCCCGCCTACTTTCCCAACCCGGGAGAAGTGGCGGATTTGTTCGAGGTGCCGCTTTCTTTTCTGCTGAATCCCGCACATCACGAACGTAGAGGCATGCTCTGGCAGGGCGTGCAGCGGCAGTGGTTTGCCATGCCCTACCAGGACGGCGCACAGCAGCGCTATATCTGGGGGGCCACAGCAGGCATGCTGCGCAATCTCTATCGTTTTTTGGCGGTCTGA
- a CDS encoding 4a-hydroxytetrahydrobiopterin dehydratase, producing the protein MSNMTLQQKDWSQQKRSALSPEQTREQLAALSGWELTGTAASPVIRKTYRFGNFYETMAFVNALALVAHQQDHHPDLEVSYNRCQVSLNTHDVGGISDTDIDCARRIEALLKLA; encoded by the coding sequence ATGAGCAATATGACCCTGCAACAAAAAGACTGGTCCCAGCAAAAGCGCAGTGCCTTGAGCCCTGAACAGACTCGCGAGCAACTGGCCGCACTGAGCGGCTGGGAGCTGACTGGCACCGCTGCCAGCCCCGTCATCCGCAAGACCTACCGTTTTGGCAATTTCTACGAAACCATGGCTTTTGTGAATGCCCTGGCCCTGGTCGCCCACCAGCAGGATCACCACCCCGACCTGGAAGTCAGCTACAACCGCTGCCAGGTCAGCCTGAACACCCATGATGTGGGCGGCATCTCCGACACCGATATCGACTGCGCCCGCCGCATCGAAGCCTTGCTGAAGCTGGCCTGA
- a CDS encoding CobD/CbiB family protein yields the protein MSFFAILIALLLEQARPLARSNLVQGGYRAWTVTVRSNFDAGKPHHGWLAWVMAVLLPCVLVLGIYFALLELIGWPVAMLWNVAVLYVTLGFRQFSHHFTRIRDALDAGDEYAARQALADWQQVDAGEVPRSEVVRHVIEYSVLAAHRHVFGVLFWFSVLSALGLGPLGAVMYRMAEYLSRAWSRKGVEGLQAPTSERLQRVAARAWYVIDWLPARLTALSFAMVGSFEEAIDNWRLYAQRFPNDNDGVILAATAGAINVRLGGEALRRRDAGYGEEGDEAQWEPGSDVTPGREPEMAHLRSVVGLVWRSVVVWLLLLALLTFARLLG from the coding sequence ATGAGCTTTTTTGCCATCCTGATCGCCTTGCTGCTGGAGCAGGCGCGCCCGCTGGCCCGATCCAATCTGGTACAGGGGGGCTATCGCGCCTGGACCGTGACGGTGCGCAGCAATTTTGATGCCGGCAAACCTCACCACGGCTGGCTGGCCTGGGTCATGGCGGTACTGCTGCCCTGTGTGCTGGTGCTGGGCATTTATTTTGCCTTGCTGGAGCTGATCGGCTGGCCGGTGGCCATGCTCTGGAATGTGGCCGTGCTTTATGTGACGCTGGGCTTTCGCCAGTTCAGCCACCATTTCACGCGCATTCGCGATGCGCTGGATGCAGGCGATGAGTATGCGGCACGCCAGGCATTGGCTGACTGGCAGCAGGTAGATGCCGGTGAGGTGCCGCGCAGCGAAGTGGTGCGCCATGTCATCGAATATTCGGTACTGGCAGCGCACCGCCATGTGTTCGGCGTGCTTTTCTGGTTTTCCGTCCTCTCGGCGCTGGGCCTGGGGCCGCTGGGCGCGGTCATGTACCGCATGGCCGAGTACCTGTCGCGTGCCTGGTCGCGCAAGGGCGTGGAAGGTCTGCAGGCACCGACCAGCGAGCGCCTGCAGCGCGTTGCGGCCAGGGCCTGGTATGTGATCGACTGGCTGCCGGCGCGGCTGACGGCCCTGTCCTTTGCCATGGTGGGCAGTTTCGAGGAGGCCATAGACAACTGGCGTCTGTATGCCCAGCGCTTTCCCAATGACAACGATGGTGTGATCCTGGCTGCGACGGCTGGCGCCATCAATGTGCGCCTGGGCGGGGAAGCCCTGCGCCGCCGCGACGCCGGCTATGGCGAAGAGGGTGACGAGGCGCAGTGGGAGCCCGGCAGCGATGTCACCCCTGGCCGCGAGCCCGAGATGGCGCATCTGCGCAGCGTGGTCGGCCTGGTCTGGCGCTCGGTCGTTGTCTGGTTGCTGCTCCTGGCCCTGCTGACCTTTGCGCGCTTGCTGGGGTGA